In Chloracidobacterium sp., the following proteins share a genomic window:
- a CDS encoding OmpH family outer membrane protein, which produces MKCPRSLQVNVRGALLLAVGFLSAVAVMTDWTPTTAQVSPTRIAIVDVETVLLRSKLGKAMTAELNRHNDDAQRRYNAETDPVKRQQIKLSAEKTYPELRDRLLANADTRMMPIIQTIGKELKAAAIFRKFESGLIYTDDSLDITGNVIQRIDAATP; this is translated from the coding sequence ATGAAATGTCCTAGATCCTTACAGGTCAACGTGCGCGGCGCGTTGTTGTTGGCTGTTGGTTTTCTGTCGGCGGTCGCGGTGATGACCGATTGGACGCCGACGACGGCGCAGGTGTCGCCGACGCGTATCGCGATCGTTGACGTCGAAACGGTCCTGCTCCGTTCGAAGCTCGGCAAGGCAATGACCGCCGAACTCAACAGGCACAATGACGACGCTCAGCGTCGCTACAACGCCGAGACCGATCCCGTCAAACGCCAGCAGATCAAGCTCAGCGCCGAGAAGACCTATCCCGAACTCCGCGACCGCCTGCTCGCGAATGCCGATACGCGGATGATGCCCATCATCCAAACCATCGGAAAGGAGCTAAAGGCTGCCGCGATCTTCAGAAAATTCGAGTCCGGCCTCATATACACCGACGACTCGCTCGACATAACCGGCAACGTCATCCAACGTATCGACGCCGCCACGCCATAG
- a CDS encoding nuclear transport factor 2 family protein, with product MKLLLPFALVAAMWAVCGNLGEKKESRPSDDRPAASNQSAKPALDREAVKKELVTLANDILNASKDGDVTFLARITTDDFKFIDIDGKVRDKNKTLAEVKEEKAIKSAEITDERLVSLDESSAVLSYTLKVVAKNGRSAKAWVTDDYVRENGEWLIRREQQTLLK from the coding sequence ATGAAACTCTTGCTCCCGTTTGCGCTCGTTGCCGCGATGTGGGCCGTTTGCGGCAATCTCGGTGAAAAGAAAGAATCCAGGCCGTCTGACGATCGGCCGGCAGCGTCCAATCAATCTGCTAAACCGGCCCTCGATCGCGAGGCCGTTAAGAAGGAGCTTGTGACGCTGGCAAATGACATCCTCAACGCCTCGAAGGACGGTGACGTGACGTTTCTGGCAAGGATAACTACGGACGATTTTAAGTTCATCGACATCGACGGCAAGGTCAGGGACAAGAACAAGACGCTGGCCGAGGTCAAGGAGGAGAAAGCTATCAAGTCGGCTGAGATCACTGATGAGAGGCTCGTCAGCCTGGATGAATCGTCCGCGGTGCTCAGCTATACGCTAAAGGTGGTCGCCAAGAACGGCCGATCTGCAAAGGCGTGGGTCACCGATGATTACGTCAGGGAAAACGGCGAATGGCTTATCCGAAGGGAACAGCAAACGCTGCTCAAATGA
- the infA gene encoding translation initiation factor IF-1, translated as MKEELIEMAGVVVDKQPNAYFKVQINDTDHMVLATISGRMRRNRIRILMGDRVDIELSPYDLTKGRITYRHK; from the coding sequence ATGAAGGAAGAACTGATCGAAATGGCAGGTGTCGTCGTTGACAAGCAGCCGAACGCCTATTTCAAGGTCCAGATCAACGATACCGACCACATGGTCCTTGCGACGATCTCGGGCCGCATGCGACGCAACCGTATCCGCATTCTGATGGGTGACCGTGTTGATATAGAGCTTTCACCCTACGACCTGACGAAAGGCCGCATTACGTACCGGCATAAATAA
- a CDS encoding ATP-binding cassette domain-containing protein, producing the protein MNDDLATLRIHDVTKSYGDFTAVDSLSFEVRPGRIFGFLGPNGAGKTTTIRMIVGITAPDSGTIELFGEQMSPHLQDRIGYLPEERGLYKKIKVVDQLRYFAALKNVPRSVADRRIDFWLDRMGLAEWKAKKTTDLSKGMQQKIQFISTVLHDPDLLILDEPFSGLDPVNVEFMIDVLGEFRTQDKTIIFSTHMMETAERLCHDIILINKARKVVGGSLREIKETYGHNLIALRASGGDNVLADRSLIAKSEEHADERQIELAPNVDPQSLLRKLVEAGAAITKFEQIEPSLNDIFIDQVGGKPEPPA; encoded by the coding sequence ATGAACGACGACCTCGCAACGCTGCGGATCCATGACGTTACGAAGTCCTACGGCGATTTCACGGCCGTTGACAGCCTCAGTTTTGAGGTGCGGCCGGGGCGGATCTTTGGATTCCTCGGGCCAAATGGAGCCGGCAAGACCACGACGATACGGATGATCGTCGGCATCACAGCGCCTGATTCGGGCACTATCGAGCTGTTTGGCGAGCAGATGTCGCCGCATCTACAGGACCGCATCGGATATCTGCCGGAGGAACGCGGCCTTTACAAAAAGATAAAGGTCGTTGACCAGCTGCGATACTTTGCCGCCCTGAAGAACGTGCCGCGTTCAGTTGCTGACCGGCGCATCGACTTCTGGCTCGATCGGATGGGCCTAGCCGAGTGGAAAGCAAAGAAAACGACAGACCTGTCAAAGGGAATGCAGCAGAAGATACAGTTCATCTCGACCGTGCTGCACGATCCTGATCTGCTGATACTCGACGAACCATTCTCGGGCCTCGATCCGGTCAATGTCGAATTCATGATCGATGTGCTAGGCGAGTTTCGCACACAGGACAAGACGATAATATTCTCGACCCACATGATGGAGACTGCCGAACGTCTATGTCACGACATTATCTTGATAAACAAGGCCCGAAAGGTCGTCGGCGGCAGCCTGAGAGAGATCAAGGAGACCTACGGCCACAACCTGATCGCTCTGCGTGCAAGCGGCGGCGACAATGTTCTCGCTGACCGCAGCCTAATAGCAAAGTCCGAGGAACACGCCGACGAACGGCAGATCGAATTGGCACCAAATGTTGATCCCCAATCGTTATTGAGAAAGCTGGTCGAGGCCGGAGCGGCGATAACGAAGTTTGAACAGATCGAACCGAGCCTGAATGACATCTTTATCGATCAGGTGGGAGGCAAGCCAGAACCGCCGGCGTAA
- a CDS encoding ABC transporter permease: MRKFLAVVRHEYKKIVLKWSFLIGTLIFPILGLGFAIVPAIIFSLKGEATRIVVVDPSGKVLPRLKENLSAERLAQKADDAMREKLELPTAAQQDQMKQGAAMLASGFVFVDFDPGSAPLAQVREQLNAMAASDEIDAYLLIPPNVEAKDAKYEFLSRKAGDFVANDTLKDALNAAVRSHRLADANIDEKLVRELGQGVNLTSRSINEKGEEKDSEMLFIASLVIGMLIYISLTIYGQVIMGAVVEEKETRIAEILFSSARPTQLMFGKLVGVGLAGLTQLAIWTASMAALVGFIATQPDAGQFLSGLPNITPLMVFYFFVYFIVGYFIYASIFALVGSMVTTVQEGGQFAFPPIMLMLIGFYFCFAVIRDPNSDLSFWVSIAPLFAPLTMPVRILAEMPPFWQIALSVALNCVAIAFIVWIASRVYRVGMLMYGKRATIPEVLKWIRQP, translated from the coding sequence ATGCGTAAATTCCTAGCCGTCGTCCGGCACGAATACAAGAAGATCGTCCTCAAGTGGAGCTTCCTCATCGGCACGCTGATCTTCCCTATCCTCGGCCTCGGGTTTGCGATCGTTCCGGCGATCATTTTTTCGCTAAAGGGCGAAGCGACGAGGATAGTTGTCGTCGATCCGTCGGGCAAGGTCCTTCCTCGGCTCAAGGAAAACCTCTCCGCCGAACGCCTCGCCCAAAAGGCCGATGACGCGATGCGGGAGAAGCTTGAATTGCCGACGGCTGCTCAGCAGGACCAGATGAAGCAAGGTGCCGCGATGCTGGCCTCCGGATTCGTCTTTGTAGACTTTGATCCCGGCAGTGCTCCGCTCGCTCAGGTCAGAGAGCAGCTCAATGCAATGGCCGCAAGCGACGAGATCGATGCGTATCTGCTCATTCCGCCCAACGTCGAAGCCAAGGATGCCAAATACGAGTTCCTGTCGCGAAAAGCGGGCGATTTCGTAGCCAACGACACACTAAAAGACGCCCTGAACGCCGCGGTCCGCTCGCACCGGCTCGCCGACGCTAATATCGACGAGAAGCTAGTGCGCGAACTTGGCCAAGGCGTGAATCTTACATCTCGTTCGATCAACGAGAAGGGCGAGGAAAAAGACAGCGAGATGCTGTTCATCGCCTCGCTGGTGATCGGAATGCTCATTTACATAAGCCTTACGATCTACGGCCAAGTCATTATGGGCGCTGTCGTCGAGGAAAAGGAAACACGCATCGCCGAGATACTCTTTTCATCCGCTCGACCGACACAATTGATGTTTGGCAAGCTCGTCGGCGTCGGCCTCGCCGGCCTCACGCAGCTTGCGATATGGACGGCGTCGATGGCGGCGCTGGTCGGATTCATTGCAACACAGCCGGACGCAGGCCAGTTCCTTTCGGGGCTGCCGAATATTACGCCGCTGATGGTGTTTTATTTCTTTGTATATTTCATCGTAGGCTATTTTATTTACGCGTCCATTTTTGCCCTCGTCGGCTCGATGGTAACAACCGTGCAGGAAGGTGGCCAGTTCGCGTTTCCGCCGATAATGCTGATGCTCATCGGCTTCTATTTTTGCTTCGCCGTTATCCGCGACCCAAATTCTGACCTGTCGTTCTGGGTATCGATCGCTCCGCTCTTTGCCCCGCTCACGATGCCCGTCCGCATCTTGGCCGAGATGCCGCCGTTCTGGCAGATCGCTTTGTCGGTCGCTCTCAACTGCGTTGCGATCGCCTTCATCGTTTGGATCGCTTCGCGCGTGTATCGCGTCGGAATGCTAATGTACGGCAAACGCGCAACGATTCCGGAGGTGCTCAAATGGATCAGGCAGCCATGA
- a CDS encoding GlsB/YeaQ/YmgE family stress response membrane protein, giving the protein MSFVWQILVGLIIGAIARFLIPGKEPIAAGLWGWVVTAGIGMGGSALGSFVGRAIWKDQNYKAGWILSILGAIALLLLYRFLF; this is encoded by the coding sequence ATGTCTTTCGTTTGGCAAATTCTAGTCGGACTTATCATCGGAGCTATTGCGCGATTCCTCATCCCTGGCAAGGAACCGATCGCGGCGGGCCTATGGGGTTGGGTCGTCACTGCCGGTATCGGTATGGGCGGCTCGGCGCTTGGCTCATTCGTCGGCCGGGCGATCTGGAAGGACCAAAACTACAAAGCCGGTTGGATCCTGTCGATCCTCGGTGCCATCGCGCTGCTGCTGCTCTACAGGTTCCTGTTCTAG
- a CDS encoding threonine/serine dehydratase has translation MVDIRDIRSAAERIHPYVKRTHTELSRALSERLNTHVYVKYELFQKTGSFKPRGAFNKMLQLSPEEKKAGVVAVSGGNHAQAVAYASSVLNLDAVILMPENTPSGYLEATRHYGATIDLRPDIGDAFAGLEAYQQQGRVLIHPFDDDAVIAGQGTVGLEIMDDVPQATDIIASIGGGGMAAGVALAAKSVNPALRAWGVETEGADAMSQAFAAGRPVTIAITSIAKTLGAPFVTDRTLNLIRDLYESVTVVPDSEAVDALLFIAQRLKVITEPAAACTLAAADRLHENFTPQSHVVLVLCGGNTSIPDACGYIAGQ, from the coding sequence ATGGTGGACATCCGCGACATTCGCTCGGCCGCCGAGCGCATTCACCCCTACGTCAAACGCACCCACACCGAGCTGAGCCGTGCCCTCAGCGAACGCCTCAACACGCACGTTTACGTCAAATACGAGCTGTTCCAAAAGACCGGCTCGTTCAAGCCGCGCGGGGCGTTCAACAAAATGCTCCAGCTCTCGCCCGAGGAGAAGAAAGCAGGCGTCGTGGCCGTCAGCGGCGGGAATCACGCTCAGGCTGTCGCTTACGCGTCGAGCGTTCTCAACCTCGATGCCGTCATCCTGATGCCCGAAAACACACCGTCAGGCTATCTCGAAGCCACTCGCCATTACGGTGCGACAATCGATCTGCGGCCCGACATCGGCGACGCGTTTGCGGGCCTCGAAGCCTATCAGCAACAGGGCCGCGTGCTTATCCATCCGTTCGACGACGACGCGGTCATCGCGGGCCAGGGCACCGTCGGGCTCGAGATAATGGACGACGTGCCGCAGGCGACTGACATCATCGCGAGCATCGGCGGCGGCGGAATGGCCGCGGGCGTGGCCCTCGCCGCAAAGTCCGTGAATCCCGCGCTTCGTGCCTGGGGCGTCGAGACCGAGGGCGCCGACGCGATGTCGCAAGCCTTCGCCGCTGGCCGTCCCGTGACGATCGCGATCACGTCGATAGCCAAAACGCTCGGCGCACCGTTCGTCACCGACCGCACGCTCAACCTGATCCGCGACCTCTACGAGAGCGTCACCGTCGTCCCCGACAGCGAAGCCGTCGACGCCCTGCTCTTTATCGCCCAACGCCTAAAGGTCATCACCGAACCCGCCGCCGCCTGCACCCTAGCCGCCGCCGACCGGCTCCACGAGAATTTCACCCCCCAAAGCCACGTCGTCCTCGTCCTCTGCGGCGGCAACACGAGCATCCCCGACGCGTGCGGCTACATCGCTGGTCAGTAG
- a CDS encoding type II toxin-antitoxin system PemK/MazF family toxin: MRRSGQIVLFRFPQTDLAIGKLRPALLIAPLPSDYDDWLVCMMSSRSRQAIDGIDELISTSDVDFPATGLKSETVVRLTRLAVVADSVFIGSIGELSETRMQTLRSRLADWIVSAD; the protein is encoded by the coding sequence CTGAGAAGGTCTGGGCAGATCGTCCTATTCAGGTTTCCGCAAACCGATCTAGCCATCGGCAAGCTGCGGCCGGCACTCCTGATCGCTCCTTTGCCTTCCGATTACGACGACTGGCTCGTCTGCATGATGTCGTCACGCTCGCGGCAGGCGATCGACGGAATCGACGAATTGATCTCAACCTCTGACGTCGATTTTCCCGCCACCGGCCTCAAATCCGAAACCGTCGTCCGCCTCACTCGCCTCGCCGTCGTCGCCGATTCCGTCTTCATCGGCAGCATCGGCGAACTTTCCGAAACCCGAATGCAGACACTCAGGTCCCGCCTCGCCGACTGGATCGTTTCTGCCGACTAA
- a CDS encoding DUF2281 domain-containing protein: MTTAERISEMIRRLPPPVQEEVLEFAESLARKRARTERDWNGFSLDQAMRGLETDDIPEYTEADLKEKWA, encoded by the coding sequence ATGACGACTGCTGAGCGTATAAGTGAAATGATCCGCAGGCTGCCGCCGCCGGTGCAGGAGGAAGTTCTTGAGTTTGCCGAGTCGCTTGCTCGGAAGCGGGCCAGGACAGAGCGTGACTGGAACGGGTTTTCGCTCGATCAGGCCATGCGTGGTCTGGAAACTGACGATATTCCCGAATACACCGAGGCTGACCTCAAAGAAAAGTGGGCCTGA
- a CDS encoding putative toxin-antitoxin system toxin component, PIN family, with translation MRVCLDTNVLVAAFATRGLCSDVLRVCLAEHELVAGTVHLDELRRALTKKLRLPDEAIAAVESVFDAIEIVPKPLAPHRLAVRDAADRRILATAVDGHADVLVTGDTGLLTIAPEAPLPILSPREFWNLLSQVANG, from the coding sequence ATGAGAGTCTGTCTTGATACCAATGTCCTCGTGGCGGCGTTTGCCACACGCGGGTTGTGTTCGGACGTGCTTCGCGTCTGTCTGGCCGAACACGAACTGGTCGCTGGAACAGTGCATCTCGACGAACTGCGACGTGCCCTGACGAAGAAGCTTCGTCTGCCCGACGAAGCGATCGCCGCTGTCGAATCCGTCTTCGACGCTATCGAAATAGTCCCAAAACCACTGGCCCCGCACCGCCTCGCCGTCCGTGACGCCGCCGACCGCAGAATTCTTGCCACGGCCGTTGACGGCCATGCCGACGTCCTCGTAACCGGCGATACCGGCCTCCTCACCATCGCACCGGAAGCGCCCCTTCCCATACTCTCGCCCCGCGAATTTTGGAATTTGCTGAGTCAGGTAGCCAACGGATAA
- a CDS encoding ribbon-helix-helix protein, CopG family produces MKTSSLTIRLDPITERLLKSVAKRSGRTRSDIARDALKRQMAVLQFEDARRRVMPFAEARGLLTDEDIFKVIS; encoded by the coding sequence ATGAAAACCTCAAGCCTTACAATTCGACTTGATCCAATTACGGAGAGGCTACTGAAGAGTGTAGCGAAGCGGTCGGGGCGCACGCGGAGTGATATTGCGCGGGATGCTTTGAAAAGGCAGATGGCGGTCTTGCAGTTTGAGGATGCGCGGCGGCGGGTGATGCCGTTTGCCGAGGCCCGCGGGCTGTTGACCGACGAAGATATTTTCAAAGTTATTTCCTAG
- a CDS encoding PIN domain protein produces the protein MRIYIDTSVVGGYFDDEFAESTKSFFEKVEYGDFTLVVSELLEAELLDAPLRVRDLLTKYPSDQIELAALSPEAKDLANEYVVEKVVGATSIADCQHIAIATIAKVDVLVSWNFKHIVNLKRIRGYNEVNTNNGYSTLEIRTPAEVIDYEIPDKKA, from the coding sequence ATGAGAATTTACATTGACACATCGGTAGTTGGCGGTTATTTCGACGACGAATTCGCCGAATCGACTAAATCGTTCTTCGAGAAGGTGGAATACGGTGACTTCACTCTGGTCGTTTCAGAACTTTTGGAAGCGGAACTGCTCGATGCTCCGTTGCGAGTTCGCGATCTTCTAACAAAATATCCGAGCGATCAGATCGAATTGGCGGCACTGTCGCCGGAAGCGAAGGATCTCGCAAACGAATACGTCGTCGAAAAGGTCGTCGGTGCAACCAGCATAGCCGACTGCCAACACATTGCGATTGCCACCATCGCGAAGGTTGACGTTCTCGTTAGCTGGAACTTCAAACACATCGTTAACTTGAAGCGAATTCGGGGATATAATGAAGTCAACACAAACAATGGCTATTCGACGCTTGAAATTCGAACGCCCGCGGAGGTTATAGATTATGAAATACCCGACAAAAAAGCCTGA
- a CDS encoding phosphoglycerate dehydrogenase, whose product MPKVFIADDVNEDKLKPLTDAGIDVVKKTKLEGEALAAELKDADGVIVRSATRITAELMDSSPNLRVIGRAGVGVDNIDVKAATERGIVVMNAPDGNTITTAEHTIALLVSMARNVPQAHTKLQNGEWDKKSFVGVELNGKTLGVIGLGRIGKHVAHVARGLGMSIVGYDPFLSADHAKELGIELGSLDEVFKNADFLTIHTPVTDETRGIIGREAFGKMKSGVRIVNCARGGLVDEAALIEALDAGTVAAAALDVFATEPLPADSPLLGRTNVITTPHLGASTTEAQEGVALTVAEQMRDYLLNGELRGAVNAPSMAASELAALQPFIDLATSLGRFQAQILDDNSISNVSLEYTGELADRDASAVTRAFLTGLLRDVSSRVNVVNSNLIADERGIGVTTAYSTTTRDTNADILTSVTSSEGTQTLAGRVFATGEGRITRIGNFAIEVAVGGPDPAKDQRPKTQDRSQSLLVTKNKDVPGVIGQMGTVLGESGVNISQFSLGRQHPGGEALAVVELDNAVDDNVLDQLRSIDAIILVKQVKL is encoded by the coding sequence ATGCCCAAAGTATTCATCGCCGACGACGTTAACGAAGACAAACTCAAACCGCTGACCGACGCCGGCATCGACGTCGTGAAAAAGACCAAACTCGAGGGTGAAGCCTTGGCCGCCGAACTGAAAGACGCCGACGGCGTTATCGTCCGCAGCGCGACACGGATCACCGCCGAGCTAATGGACAGTTCGCCAAACCTCCGCGTCATCGGCCGAGCCGGCGTTGGAGTCGACAACATTGACGTAAAGGCCGCCACCGAGCGCGGCATCGTCGTGATGAACGCCCCCGACGGCAATACGATCACGACGGCCGAGCACACCATTGCGCTGCTGGTCAGCATGGCCCGCAACGTGCCGCAGGCGCACACAAAACTCCAAAACGGCGAGTGGGATAAAAAGAGCTTTGTAGGCGTCGAATTGAACGGCAAGACGCTCGGCGTGATCGGTCTGGGCCGCATCGGCAAACACGTAGCGCACGTCGCACGCGGGCTGGGAATGTCGATCGTCGGCTACGATCCGTTCCTGTCGGCCGACCACGCAAAAGAGCTCGGCATCGAGCTCGGCAGCCTCGACGAAGTGTTCAAAAACGCCGATTTCCTGACAATTCACACGCCCGTCACCGACGAAACGCGCGGCATCATAGGCCGCGAGGCTTTTGGCAAAATGAAGTCCGGCGTGCGGATCGTGAACTGTGCTCGCGGCGGCCTGGTCGACGAGGCTGCCCTGATCGAAGCCCTCGACGCAGGCACCGTCGCGGCGGCGGCACTGGACGTTTTCGCGACCGAACCGCTGCCCGCCGACTCGCCTTTACTGGGTCGCACCAACGTCATCACGACGCCGCACCTCGGGGCCTCGACGACCGAAGCTCAAGAGGGCGTGGCCCTGACCGTCGCCGAACAGATGCGCGATTATCTGCTCAATGGCGAGCTTCGCGGCGCCGTAAACGCTCCGTCGATGGCCGCCAGCGAGCTTGCCGCCCTGCAGCCGTTCATCGACCTCGCAACCAGCCTCGGCCGCTTTCAGGCGCAGATCCTGGACGACAATTCGATCTCGAATGTCAGCCTCGAATACACAGGCGAACTCGCCGACCGCGACGCCTCAGCCGTCACCCGCGCCTTCCTCACCGGCCTCCTCCGCGACGTATCATCCCGTGTCAACGTAGTGAATTCGAATCTCATCGCAGATGAGAGAGGCATCGGCGTCACCACCGCCTACTCCACCACCACCCGCGACACCAACGCCGACATCCTAACCTCCGTAACCTCATCCGAAGGCACCCAAACCCTCGCCGGCCGCGTCTTCGCCACCGGCGAAGGCCGCATAACCCGCATCGGCAATTTCGCGATCGAGGTCGCAGTAGGCGGTCCCGATCCTGCCAAAGACCAAAGACCAAAGACCCAAGACCGCTCGCAGAGCCTTTTGGTCACCAAAAACAAAGACGTCCCCGGCGTCATCGGCCAAATGGGCACTGTCCTAGGCGAATCCGGCGTCAACATTAGTCAGTTTTCGCTAGGCCGCCAACACCCCGGCGGCGAGGCATTGGCTGTGGTAGAACTTGACAACGCAGTTGACGACAACGTCCTCGATCAACTCCGCAGCATCGATGCGATAATTCTTGTCAAGCAAGTAAAGCTCTAA
- a CDS encoding type II toxin-antitoxin system HicB family antitoxin yields MKNNFTAVLKQEGDWWIGWIEEVPGVNCQEATREELIETLRSTLAEALEFNR; encoded by the coding sequence ATGAAGAATAACTTCACGGCCGTGCTAAAACAAGAAGGCGACTGGTGGATCGGCTGGATCGAGGAAGTTCCCGGCGTGAATTGCCAGGAAGCAACGCGTGAGGAGCTCATTGAGACCCTGCGAAGCACGCTGGCCGAGGCGCTTGAGTTCAATCGATAA
- the corA gene encoding magnesium/cobalt transporter CorA: MEVFLYRKGSDKVEEGFSRDELPALLADETNVVWVDLQGETPEHVEEAKEVLLNVFGFHYLTVEDCIEVRHQPKVEAFENYIYLVVHGIKPGETGPSNFVTKELDAYLGPNFVVTFHVQRFRSLKTVKQHIRSSTYICHRGAAYLLHSILDELIDLYTPIVEDFDKAIEVLEDRVFDMGRANNAVLADIMDVRRAVARLRRISARQLEVLHRIARGEFPQIPEKVLPFYRDVHDHLVRITDLAEGYRDLVASLFDMHFSVIATRTNDVMKTLAVVSAIILPLSLIAGIYGMNFENMPELKTPYGYFLTLLLMVVVTLLLLVYFWYKGWIFQRDNEFVVDTTRQIDDDLGEK; this comes from the coding sequence ATGGAAGTTTTTCTATACAGAAAAGGCTCGGATAAGGTCGAAGAGGGTTTTTCGCGGGACGAGCTGCCGGCGTTGCTGGCCGACGAGACGAACGTCGTGTGGGTCGACCTTCAGGGTGAGACGCCGGAGCATGTCGAGGAGGCGAAGGAGGTGCTTCTCAATGTTTTTGGCTTTCACTATCTGACGGTCGAGGACTGCATCGAGGTGCGTCACCAGCCGAAGGTCGAAGCGTTCGAGAACTACATTTACCTCGTCGTCCACGGCATCAAGCCGGGCGAAACGGGGCCGAGCAATTTTGTCACGAAGGAATTGGACGCGTATCTAGGGCCGAATTTTGTCGTGACATTTCACGTCCAGCGGTTCCGATCGCTAAAGACCGTAAAACAGCATATCCGCAGCAGCACGTATATCTGCCACCGTGGAGCTGCGTATCTGCTGCACAGCATTCTTGACGAACTGATCGACCTGTACACGCCGATCGTCGAGGATTTTGACAAGGCGATCGAGGTGCTCGAGGATCGCGTCTTTGACATGGGCCGAGCGAATAACGCTGTGCTCGCCGACATCATGGACGTGAGACGAGCGGTCGCTCGATTGAGACGGATCTCGGCGAGGCAGCTGGAGGTCCTGCATCGCATCGCACGTGGCGAATTTCCGCAGATTCCCGAAAAGGTGCTGCCCTTCTATCGCGATGTCCACGATCATCTCGTGCGGATCACCGACCTCGCCGAAGGCTATCGCGACCTGGTCGCGAGCCTCTTTGACATGCACTTTTCCGTGATCGCGACTCGAACCAATGACGTGATGAAAACGCTCGCCGTTGTTTCGGCGATCATCCTGCCGCTGTCGCTAATCGCGGGGATCTATGGCATGAATTTTGAGAATATGCCGGAACTAAAAACACCTTACGGTTATTTTCTGACGCTGCTGTTGATGGTCGTTGTCACGCTGCTGCTGTTAGTGTACTTCTGGTACAAGGGTTGGATATTTCAAAGGGACAACGAATTCGTGGTGGATACGACGCGACAAATCGACGACGATCTTGGCGAGAAATGA
- a CDS encoding phosphatidylglycerophosphatase A — protein MQGNIEKRKPAGPLDYVALGVTTFGVGYIPGAPGTYGSLAAVGIYLGVGHVQSQCALHGLPFAASLHYALNAVLLTTFVLVGIWAAGRTTSIFGDGDPSQAVVDEVAGQLITFCFVPFGLGWPFILAGFLLFRLFDIWKPFPIDQLQEFRGGLGVVADDIVAGVYAGICLAISYAAWLLI, from the coding sequence ATGCAGGGCAACATCGAAAAACGTAAACCGGCCGGCCCGCTCGATTACGTCGCGCTCGGGGTGACGACATTCGGCGTTGGCTACATTCCCGGAGCGCCGGGCACCTATGGTTCGCTGGCCGCTGTCGGGATCTATCTCGGTGTCGGCCACGTCCAGAGCCAGTGTGCCTTGCACGGACTGCCTTTTGCGGCTTCGCTTCACTATGCGCTGAATGCCGTTCTGCTCACCACATTTGTTCTCGTTGGTATCTGGGCGGCGGGCAGGACGACGTCCATATTCGGCGACGGCGATCCGTCGCAGGCGGTTGTTGATGAGGTTGCCGGGCAGCTTATCACGTTTTGCTTTGTTCCGTTCGGCCTCGGCTGGCCGTTTATATTGGCGGGTTTTCTGCTGTTTAGGCTGTTCGATATCTGGAAGCCCTTTCCGATCGATCAATTGCAGGAGTTTCGAGGCGGGCTTGGAGTAGTCGCCGATGATATCGTGGCGGGCGTTTACGCCGGTATTTGTCTTGCGATCAGCTATGCGGCTTGGCTGCTGATCTAG